Part of the Imperialibacter roseus genome, ACGATTTGCGCAAAAAAGTCTCATCAATTTCGGAAATACCCCGGGCTTCAAGGACGTGCGGATTGATGAACACCACAGCTTTGTCGGCTGCATTAAGCGTGTTTTTATAGGTAGGGATAAAGCCCTTGTTGAGACTGCTAAACGTATGCAACTCAACGGTGGCCACCAGTTTCCGGTTGGGGTATATCTTTTTTACCGCTTTAACGGTAGCATCTACTTTGGACGGGGCATGTGCGAAGTCGTGAAAAACTACCGTAGAATTGCTCTCAGCGACTTTATTAAGCCTTTTTTCGGCGCCAGTGAACGTGACCATCGCTTCATAAAAGGTGTCCTTCGGAATGCTGAGCAGTTTGACCAAAGACAAAGCAGCCTGCATGTTGCTCATGTTGTGGTCACCAAATATTTTGAGTTCCAGCTCTTTGCCCCCGTAGTTAACCACTGTTTTGCCATTGACGACAGAATGAGGATGCGTGCCATAGGCTACTCGCTTTACATCGGTTCGTTCCTTGCCTGCAATGACTACGGCCAGGTCATCCATTTCATTATATATAAGTGTGCCGGCTTTTGGGGTGGCGTCGGCGAATTTATCAAACTGCTTAACGTAGTCGTCGAAAGTGGGGAATACGTTCATGTGATCCCATGCCAAACCTGTAATGATACCAATGTGATGGTCGTATCTTAAAAACTTTGGAGTTGGATCAAGAGGGCTGGCGAGGTATTCGTCGCCTTCTATAATGATGATGGGAGCGTTACTTAGTCTGATGGTGTGTTCAAAACCCGGCACATGAGCACCCACCACGTAGTCGAAAGGCTTTTTGGCATGCTGAAGCACGTGCATGATCATCGCTGTAACGGTGGTTTTTCCATGACTGCCCGCTACCACTATTCGTTGTTTTGCCCGGCTTTGCTCCAGTATGAAATCAGGGTAGGAGTAGATCTTTATTCCCAGCTCCTGAGCCCTGGCTAGCTCAGGGTTGTCTTTTTTGGCATGCATGCCCACTACCACTGCATCCAGCTCTTTTGTTATCCTGCTGGCATCCCACCCAAAAGTCGCTGGCAGCAAACCATGTTTTTCTAAATTAGCTCTCGAAGGGTTGTAAATTTCATCGTCCGAACCGCTTACTGCGAGTCCTCTCTCTTTAAGTTCTATAGCGAGGTTGTGCATGACGGCACCACCAATTGAAATAAAATGTATCCTGTGAAGTTCAGCGCTCATGTATCAATTTTAACAAAACCAAAAATAGAACAATTAGGGCTGTCAGCAAATATTACTTTGCCCAAAAAGGACTTCCTTAATTAAATTGGATGTACAGACAATGATATGACCCTTGCAAGTGTTAATAAGTTGTTATTAAGATAGGGATAACTTGAGCTCGTTCAGGTTCAATAAAAGCGGGTTAATTTATAGGTTTGTCAACCTTAATTTTCACCTGAGAAAAACCAAAATAGTTGATGGATAGTTTGCCAATTTCCCGGTCGCAACCGGCCGGAAAAAGAAGAGTTTCAGTCAATGAATTGTCGGCGCAACTCGGCAAACTACCACCACAGGCTATAGATTTGGAAGAGGCAGTTTTGGGAGCTTTGATGCTTGAAAGAGACGCCCTTACCAATGTAGTAGACATTCTTAAGCCGGAAAGCTTTTATAAGGAAGGGAACCAGGAGATATACAGAGCCATTCTGATGCTCTTCAACGACTCTCAGCCGGTCGACCTGCTCACCGTTACCTCCCAGCTGCGAAAAAATGGAAAGCTTGAAATGGCTGGCGGGGCTTACTACGTCACCGAGCTCACAACCAAGGTCAATTCGGCAGCCAATATTGAGACGCATGCCAGGATCATTACCGAGCAAAGCATTAAGCGTGACCTTATACAGATTTCCTCAGAAGTGCAGAGAGATGCCTACGACGAAACGGTCGACGTGTTTGAACTGCTGGATAAGACAGAGCAGCACCTTTTTGAGATATCGGAGTCGCATATTCGGAAGAACTTCGAAGGGATGGACAACCTGATGCATAGGGCCATTTTGGAACTGGAAGCCAAGAAGCACCACAAGGACGGACTCACAGGCGTGCCAAGTGGCTTTACGGCACTCGATAGGATGACCTCAGGCTGGCAACCCTCCGACCTCGTTATTCTTGCAGCTAGGCCGGGTATGGGAAAAACTGCATTTGTAGTCTCTGCCATGCGGAATGCAGCCGTCGACTTCCAAAAACCGGTGGCTATCTTCTCGCTTGAGATGTCGTCGATTCAGCTGGTCAATCGTCTCATTTCTGCAGAAGCGGAGCTTCCCAGTGAAAAGATCAAAAAGGGTTCTCTTGAGGAATTTGAATGGGCACAGCTGATCCACAAAACGGATGGACTGGGCAAGGCTCCAATTTTTATAGATGACACTCCCGCATTGAGTATCATGGAGTTGAGAGCCAAAGCTAGGAGGCTCAAGGCTAAGCACGATATTCAAATGATTATCATCGATTACCTTCAGCTCATGAAAGGAGACACCTCTAAAGGGGGCTCTGGCAACCGTGAACAGGAGATTGCTTCTATTTCCAGGGCGTTGAAAGGTATTGCCAAAGAATTAAACGTGCCGGTTATCGCACTGTCGCAGCTTAGCCGGGCCGTGGAAACCAGGGGAGGGGACAAGCGCCCAATGCTTTCCGACTTGCGTGAATCTGGTTCGATAGAACAAGATGCGGATATGGTAATTTTCCTCTATCGCCCCGAATATTATGGCATTACGCAAGACGAAAATGGCATGCCTACCCAAAACGTGGGTGAGGTAATCATAGCCAAGCACAGAAATGGATCGCTGGATACTGTGCAACTCAAATTCATCGGCAAGTTTACCAAATTTGCTGACCTAGAAGACAATAGTGGATTTGGTTTACCGCCTTCTGGTAACTTCCGTCCGTTGCCACCTGACCCATCCAGCACTATTACTTTGCAAAGCAGGGCTAATTCTCCTGATGGAGATTCCGAAAATGATCATACATTTGAGGATAATTCACCCCCATTCTAGATATTGACTGTATGAAGGCACTTAAACTAGTCAACGAAACAGCCGACCATGTTAAATTGGTCGATATGCCTGAGCCAACACCCGGAAAAGGAGAGGTCTTGATAAAAATGCAAGCAGCTGCCCTGAATCATAGGGATCAGTGGTGCCGGGAGGGAAAATACCCCAATATCAAATTTGACGTGGTGCTGGGCTCCGATGGTTGCGGGGTGGTTGAGCAGCTAGGCTCTGATACTGACGAAACCTGGAAAGGCAAGTCGGTGATTATTAACCCCAATATCAACTGGGGAAGCAATCCTGAGGTGCAATCTGCTAAGTATCGGATTCTTGGAATGCCGGACAATGGCACGCTGGCGGAATATGTGGTGGTGCCCGTTGACCGGTTGACTGAAAAACCAACGCATTTAACCCCCGAGCAGGCCGCAGCGCTGCCTTTGTGTGGGCTAACTGCCTATCGGGCGCTTTTTACCCGTGGTAAGCTAAAGAGAGGCCAAAATGTGCTGGTGACCGGCGCAGGCGGTGGAGTGGCTGTTTATGCCCTGATGTTTGCGAAATTGGCGGGTGCTAATGTGTACGTCACTTCCGGCAGCAAGAGCAAAATTACGCAGGCAGTAGCCTTGGGTGCGGTGGAGGGCTTTGATTACAATAACGAAAAATGGGCGCAAACGTCATTGAAATCGTCCGGAGGATTTGACCTGATTGTGGATAGCACTGGTGGACAAATGATCAACCAATATCTGAGAATATTAAAGCACGGAGGCAGGGTGGTTATTTATGGCGCTAGCTCGGGAATACCGAAGACACTTGATGTGTTCAGGATTTTCTGGAACCAGCTAACGATTCAAGGTTCCACCATGGGCAATGATCAGGAATTCGAGCAAATGGTGGATTATGTGAACAGAACTCAAATGCTTCCTGTGATAGATTCTGTTCGCCCGTTTTCCGATATAGTGACTGCCTTTGACAAAATGAAGCAAAGGAAGCAATTTGGAAAGCTGGTTGTTAAGTTCTGATTTACAGGCCTTCTTCGATTTGAAAGTTTATGTAGGCATTTTGCAACTCTGCCAGTGCTTTGGTTTCCTTTTGAGTCTTGGCCAAATTGATGCCACTTTCGAAAGTTTGGGATGCCTTTTCTGTGAGTCCCATTTCCCAAAACAAGTGGGCCGCCTGATAATAAGTAGCTAAATAGTCAGGGTGAGTCTCCAAAAGCTGATCAAAATATTCTTTGGCTTTCACTGGAGAATCAGTTCTATATTCTGTGGCGAGGGCATATAACAAAAAAGGGTCTTGCGGTGTTTCTTTAAGGAAAATTAACAGTTTTTCTATCCTTTCGTTACCCATGTTTGCTCGTTTTTATTTTTACCCCAATTGGTTAACTTCACGACGAAATTAGTGTTTATACAATTAAGCAACATCAACTCATTTAAGGAATTGGCAAGCCTCTCATTTTATGTCAGAAAATGGTAGATCGCTGGCGAATTTCAAAACACTGGCAAGGCACTGGCCGAAGCCTGAATAATAAAATCAGATATGAAGATATTAGTCTGCATTACCCACGTACCCGACACCACTTCAAAGATTGCTTTCACAGATGGTAACACCAAGTTTGACAGCAACGGAGTTCAGTATATCATTGGCCCCTACGATGACTATGCTTTGGCAAGGGCGGTTGAACTGAAAGAGCAAACAGGGGGTACTATCACTGTTTTGAACGTAGGCACAGTTGAGACAGAACCTACGCTTCGCAAAGCACTGGCAATTGGTGCAGACGACGCCATCAGGGTGAACGTGGCTCCGGCCGATTCTTTTTTTGTTGCGGCCCAAATTGCTGAAGTTGCTAAAGCTGAGAGTTTTGACCTGATCCTCATGGGAAGAGAGTCTATTGATTTTAATGGCGGCATGGTACATGGGATGGTGGGCGAGCTGCTGGGCATTCCCTCGATATCACCGGTAATGAAGCTGGATGTGGAGGGGAGCAAGGTGAAAATGACCCGTGAAATTGAAGGCGGAAAGGAGTTGCTTGAGGCTGAGCTGCCTTTAGTAGCCGGATGTCAGGAGCCTATTGCTGAGTGGAAGATCCCGAACATGAGAGGAATCATGTCGGCCCGCACCAAACCACTCAAAGTAGTTGAGCCATCAGCCGTTGACGGACTGACCGTGACTGAGAACTACGAGCTGCCACCAGCAAAAGGACAGGTAAAGATGATCGACAAGGACAACATAGGGGAGCTTGTCAGGCTTTTGAAAGAAGAAGCAAAAGTGATTTAATTGTTTATTAACCCGAAAAGAAATTAGATATGGCAATATTAGTTTTTGCAGAAACTGCCGATAAAAAGATAAAGAAATCCTCGCTTGAGGCTGTGAGCTATGCTGCCGCTATGGGTGGAGACGTCGTCGCTGTGGTTTTGGGCCAGGTGGAAGGGGGCGAGCTCGAGAAAATCGGAACAAGCGGCGGCACCAAAGTGCTTCATGCCGACGATGCCAAATTGAACGAAGGCGTGATTCAAGCCTACGCAAGTGTGCTGGCTGAGGCTGCAGGCAAAGCTGGTGCCGATACTGTTGTATTAGCTAAATCGTCGCTGGGTGATGCAGTAGCCGCCAGGCTGTCGGTAAAGATGGGAGCTGGCCTGGTTTCCAATGTGGTAGCACTCCCTCAGGGCAATAAGGTGAAAAGAAGCATCTATACAGGCAAAGCCTTTGCTAATGTTGAGCTAAAGAGCGGTAAAAAAATCATTGCCATCAAGAAGAATGCTGTCCCGTTAAAAACCGACGGTGGTGCGGCCGCAGTAGAAAAATTCACTCCTTCTCTTAGTGATGCTGACTTCAAAGCGAAAATTACTTCACAGGAAAAGGCCAAAGGCAAGGTACTTTTGCCAGAGGCTGACATTGTAGTGTCAGGCGGACGGGGCTTGAAAGGCCCTGAAAACTGGGGAATGGTCGAAGAGCTGGCCGATGCCCTGGGTGCAGCTACAGGATGTAGCAAACCGGTGTCGGACATGGAATGGAGGCCTCATCATGAGCACGTAGGACAAACGGGTGTGAAAGTAAGCCCATCTTTGTATATTGCTATAGGCATTTCAGGCGCTATTCAACATCTTGCAGGAGTTAATTCGTCAAAGTATATTGTGGTGATCAATAAAGATCCAGAGGCTCCCTTTTTCAAAGCAGCTGATTACGGTGTAGCTGCCGATGCATTTGAGGTAGTTCCAAAACTAACTGAAGCTATTAAAGCGTTAAACAACTGATTTTTTGTGGATAAATTAAAGCTGGAAATTTTAGGTCTTTCTTCAAGCCAGTCACAATCTGGCTCTTTTGCGCTTGTTTTAGGTGAGGTTGGTGGAAACAGAAGGCTGCCCATTATCATTGGCATGTTTGAAGCTCAGGCAATTGCCATAGAAATAGAGAAAATAGTACCCAATAGGCCAATGACGCATGACTTGTTCAAGTCTTTTGCGCACAATTTCAATTTCACCATCAAAGAAATAATCATTTCTGACCTCAAAGAAGGCGTTTTCTTCGGGAAAATAGTTTGCTCCGATGGCTTCAGAGAAGTGGAAATCGATGCCAGGCCGTCGGATGCGATTGCTATTGGCCTGCGTTTTGGCGTGGAGATTTTCACTTATGAAGCGATACTGGCAGAGGCTGGTATAGTGCTGGGCGAAGAAGATGAGGACGAAAGTGATGAGGCACCCAAGGCTAAGGCATCGGCTTCCAAGGCTAACCCTAAGGGGTTCATGGATAAACTGAAAGACTTCTCCATGGACAAGCTTCAGGAATTACTGACAGAAATGCTTGGTAAGGAAGACTATGAAAAGGCTGCGAAGATCAGGGATGAGATGAACAAGAGAAATTGATTATTATTCAAATTATTGGCATAGCGGTCACCCAATAAATGGGTGACTTTTTTATTTTTGGCAGGTTTGCCATAACAACTACTGAATGGATTATCTGAGAGGCCTGATTGGAATTCTACTAATTGCCGCATTTGCTTTCCTTTTTTCTAATAATCGAAAAGCCATCGACTGGAAGCTTGTGGGGATTGGCATCTCCCTCCAGATTGTGTTTGGCTTACTGATCACCAAAGTGGCCTGGGTAGCTCACTTGTTCAATGGCGTTAGTGGTGCTTTCGTTACCTTCTTAAGCTTCTCCGACGACGGCGCTCGCTTTCTTTTTGGCGACCTTGCTGGCGACACCTTCGGTGTCATATTTGCCTTTAAAGTGCTGCCCACCATTATCTTCTTTTCCACTGTTTCAGCTGGTCTTTATTACCTTGGTATCTTGCAAAAGATTGTATTTGGGATCGCCTGGATCATGTCACGAACGATGAGACTGTCTGGTTCTGAGGCACTTTCAGCGGCTGGCAACATTTTCCTCGGGCAAACCGAAGCCCCGCTGCTAGTGCGTCCATTTGTGCCAAAAATGACAAAGTCGGAGCTGATGTGCCTGATGACGGGAGGCATGGCCACCATAGCAGGAGGCGTGCTGGCAGGTTACGTAGCCTTTCTAGGCGGGAATGACCCGGTGATGCAAACCAAATTTGCGGCGTATTTGCTTAGCGCTTCTATTATGAACGCCCCAGCCGCCATTGTTATTTCTAAAATCATAATTCCCGAGGTTGAACCAGAGAAAATTGACAGAAAGCTGAAGGTGAACCAGGAGTCTCTGGGAGTCAACCTGATTGATGCACTGTCGAATGGAGCTTCAGAAGGGCTAAAGCTCGCTTTGAATGTTGGCGGAATGCTGCTGGCATTCATTGCTGTGATAGCAGCCATCAATTATTTTCTATCTAATGTGGTGGGTGATATTACCGGGCTGAATGCCGTGATTTCTTCCAGCACCGACGGTCGCTTTACCGGGTTTTCGCTGGAATATATCCTTGGGCAGGTCTTTAGGATTTTTGCCTTTGTAATGGGAGTAGACTGGAGCGAGACGCTGGCAGTAGGGAGTTTACTTGGGCAAAAAACAGTCATCAACGAATTCGTAGCCTACCTTGGTTTATCGGAAATGAAAACTGCCGGTTTGCTTTCCTCAAAAGCAATTGTCATTTCCACCTATGCGCTCTGCGGCTTTTCTAACTTTTCAAGTATTGCTATCCAGGTGGGGGGCATTGGCGGCATGGCACCCAACCAGCAAGGGAATCTGTCAAAATTAGGGATGAGAGCACTTCTTGCGGCCACACTGGCTTGCATGATGACCGGCACTATAGCAGGCGCCCTGGTGGTTTATTAATTCGTAAAACTTATTTCATATTAAGGGCTGTCGGCTGATCGAAATTTTCCTGTACTTCACGGAAAATTCAACAATCACCGTTCGTCGAAATGACCGTGAACAGTTTTTCGCTTTATCAGCTTTCACCAACATCTCTCGGTTATTTTGACCAGGATGGATGTTTGTTCGATGCCTGCAGGTATAGCCAATTTAAATATGGCTGCCATGTGAGTGCCCGGATTTATGCTGACCAAATCGCTGAAAGGCTTCTGCGTGACTATGGCCACTGGCGAAATGAGGAGGTGATTGTGTGTGCCTCGGCTTACAAAGTTGCGCCCACGGCGGCAGAAGCTATTGCTCAATTGGTTTATGAGTCGCTTCAAGGCTATTTTCCTTTGCTTCAAAAAGCCAAAGTTGGAAGAGAAACTGTGTTTGCTAATGACTATGGGGCGATGCCGACGGCTGACAGGTTTTCACTCATGGATAGAAATATTCTTACCATAGATGATCACCTATTCAGAGATAAAAAGTTGATTTTGGTAGACGATCTGCGGGTAACAGGCGCCCATGAAAGAAAGATGACAGATACAATAGCCGGGGTGGTAGACGAAGTAGTTTTTGCCTATGTGGGTTTCCTGCAAGGCGACTTCCTTCCATCGGTGGAGTTTGATATTAACAACACTGCAATTAC contains:
- a CDS encoding UDP-N-acetylmuramate--L-alanine ligase, with the protein product MSAELHRIHFISIGGAVMHNLAIELKERGLAVSGSDDEIYNPSRANLEKHGLLPATFGWDASRITKELDAVVVGMHAKKDNPELARAQELGIKIYSYPDFILEQSRAKQRIVVAGSHGKTTVTAMIMHVLQHAKKPFDYVVGAHVPGFEHTIRLSNAPIIIIEGDEYLASPLDPTPKFLRYDHHIGIITGLAWDHMNVFPTFDDYVKQFDKFADATPKAGTLIYNEMDDLAVVIAGKERTDVKRVAYGTHPHSVVNGKTVVNYGGKELELKIFGDHNMSNMQAALSLVKLLSIPKDTFYEAMVTFTGAEKRLNKVAESNSTVVFHDFAHAPSKVDATVKAVKKIYPNRKLVATVELHTFSSLNKGFIPTYKNTLNAADKAVVFINPHVLEARGISEIDETFLRKSFNRNDLTFVTNINQLKTLLEESKGANTNFLFMSSGNFEGTDVKAFANELTQP
- the dnaB gene encoding replicative DNA helicase, with product MDSLPISRSQPAGKRRVSVNELSAQLGKLPPQAIDLEEAVLGALMLERDALTNVVDILKPESFYKEGNQEIYRAILMLFNDSQPVDLLTVTSQLRKNGKLEMAGGAYYVTELTTKVNSAANIETHARIITEQSIKRDLIQISSEVQRDAYDETVDVFELLDKTEQHLFEISESHIRKNFEGMDNLMHRAILELEAKKHHKDGLTGVPSGFTALDRMTSGWQPSDLVILAARPGMGKTAFVVSAMRNAAVDFQKPVAIFSLEMSSIQLVNRLISAEAELPSEKIKKGSLEEFEWAQLIHKTDGLGKAPIFIDDTPALSIMELRAKARRLKAKHDIQMIIIDYLQLMKGDTSKGGSGNREQEIASISRALKGIAKELNVPVIALSQLSRAVETRGGDKRPMLSDLRESGSIEQDADMVIFLYRPEYYGITQDENGMPTQNVGEVIIAKHRNGSLDTVQLKFIGKFTKFADLEDNSGFGLPPSGNFRPLPPDPSSTITLQSRANSPDGDSENDHTFEDNSPPF
- a CDS encoding zinc-binding dehydrogenase, whose translation is MKALKLVNETADHVKLVDMPEPTPGKGEVLIKMQAAALNHRDQWCREGKYPNIKFDVVLGSDGCGVVEQLGSDTDETWKGKSVIINPNINWGSNPEVQSAKYRILGMPDNGTLAEYVVVPVDRLTEKPTHLTPEQAAALPLCGLTAYRALFTRGKLKRGQNVLVTGAGGGVAVYALMFAKLAGANVYVTSGSKSKITQAVALGAVEGFDYNNEKWAQTSLKSSGGFDLIVDSTGGQMINQYLRILKHGGRVVIYGASSGIPKTLDVFRIFWNQLTIQGSTMGNDQEFEQMVDYVNRTQMLPVIDSVRPFSDIVTAFDKMKQRKQFGKLVVKF
- a CDS encoding tetratricopeptide repeat protein, which encodes MGNERIEKLLIFLKETPQDPFLLYALATEYRTDSPVKAKEYFDQLLETHPDYLATYYQAAHLFWEMGLTEKASQTFESGINLAKTQKETKALAELQNAYINFQIEEGL
- a CDS encoding electron transfer flavoprotein subunit beta/FixA family protein; protein product: MKILVCITHVPDTTSKIAFTDGNTKFDSNGVQYIIGPYDDYALARAVELKEQTGGTITVLNVGTVETEPTLRKALAIGADDAIRVNVAPADSFFVAAQIAEVAKAESFDLILMGRESIDFNGGMVHGMVGELLGIPSISPVMKLDVEGSKVKMTREIEGGKELLEAELPLVAGCQEPIAEWKIPNMRGIMSARTKPLKVVEPSAVDGLTVTENYELPPAKGQVKMIDKDNIGELVRLLKEEAKVI
- a CDS encoding electron transfer flavoprotein subunit alpha/FixB family protein, with the translated sequence MAILVFAETADKKIKKSSLEAVSYAAAMGGDVVAVVLGQVEGGELEKIGTSGGTKVLHADDAKLNEGVIQAYASVLAEAAGKAGADTVVLAKSSLGDAVAARLSVKMGAGLVSNVVALPQGNKVKRSIYTGKAFANVELKSGKKIIAIKKNAVPLKTDGGAAAVEKFTPSLSDADFKAKITSQEKAKGKVLLPEADIVVSGGRGLKGPENWGMVEELADALGAATGCSKPVSDMEWRPHHEHVGQTGVKVSPSLYIAIGISGAIQHLAGVNSSKYIVVINKDPEAPFFKAADYGVAADAFEVVPKLTEAIKALNN
- a CDS encoding bifunctional nuclease family protein; the encoded protein is MDKLKLEILGLSSSQSQSGSFALVLGEVGGNRRLPIIIGMFEAQAIAIEIEKIVPNRPMTHDLFKSFAHNFNFTIKEIIISDLKEGVFFGKIVCSDGFREVEIDARPSDAIAIGLRFGVEIFTYEAILAEAGIVLGEEDEDESDEAPKAKASASKANPKGFMDKLKDFSMDKLQELLTEMLGKEDYEKAAKIRDEMNKRN
- a CDS encoding NupC/NupG family nucleoside CNT transporter — encoded protein: MDYLRGLIGILLIAAFAFLFSNNRKAIDWKLVGIGISLQIVFGLLITKVAWVAHLFNGVSGAFVTFLSFSDDGARFLFGDLAGDTFGVIFAFKVLPTIIFFSTVSAGLYYLGILQKIVFGIAWIMSRTMRLSGSEALSAAGNIFLGQTEAPLLVRPFVPKMTKSELMCLMTGGMATIAGGVLAGYVAFLGGNDPVMQTKFAAYLLSASIMNAPAAIVISKIIIPEVEPEKIDRKLKVNQESLGVNLIDALSNGASEGLKLALNVGGMLLAFIAVIAAINYFLSNVVGDITGLNAVISSSTDGRFTGFSLEYILGQVFRIFAFVMGVDWSETLAVGSLLGQKTVINEFVAYLGLSEMKTAGLLSSKAIVISTYALCGFSNFSSIAIQVGGIGGMAPNQQGNLSKLGMRALLAATLACMMTGTIAGALVVY
- a CDS encoding phosphoribosyltransferase family protein, with the protein product MTVNSFSLYQLSPTSLGYFDQDGCLFDACRYSQFKYGCHVSARIYADQIAERLLRDYGHWRNEEVIVCASAYKVAPTAAEAIAQLVYESLQGYFPLLQKAKVGRETVFANDYGAMPTADRFSLMDRNILTIDDHLFRDKKLILVDDLRVTGAHERKMTDTIAGVVDEVVFAYVGFLQGDFLPSVEFDINNTAITSVNDILRIIEKGLFHVNARVCKYVLSYQNLGELRSFLLEIPPAILTRLDECICGDGYHVMPEYETNYLLLREVLEGKPALLSLAV